The proteins below come from a single Leptotrichia sp. oral taxon 223 genomic window:
- the obgE gene encoding GTPase ObgE — MFIDESVITVISGNGGDGAATFRREKFVQFGGPDGGDGGKGGDIVFIADPNINTLVDFKSSKKFKAQDGTKGSAARSTGKSGEDLIIKVPVGTMIRDFETNKLLLDLDNPNEKVIFLKGGDGGRGNIHFKSSVKKAPRIAESGREGTELKIKMELKLLADVALVGYPSVGKSSFINKVSAARSKVASYHFTTLKPKLGVVRMGDEESFVVADVPGLIEGAHEGVGLGDRFLKHIERCKLIIHIVDISGLDGRDPKEDFVKINHELKNYSEKLATKPQIVVANKIDMLYEDEKYDEFEKFVKENGAEYVYPVSVIANDGLKPVLSKAWELVQEIPREELEEVHSVEELIQENNRKDDWIVKKTADNVFEVDGRIVDDVLKKYVFIGEEGIINFLQKMRSLGMETELENAGVEEGDIIIIAGYEFEYVI, encoded by the coding sequence ATGTTTATAGATGAAAGTGTGATTACGGTAATTTCTGGAAATGGAGGAGATGGAGCGGCTACATTCAGACGTGAAAAATTTGTGCAGTTTGGAGGGCCTGACGGCGGAGATGGCGGAAAAGGCGGAGATATTGTCTTTATTGCTGATCCAAATATTAACACGCTTGTGGATTTTAAGAGCAGTAAAAAATTTAAGGCACAGGATGGTACAAAAGGCTCTGCCGCACGTTCTACTGGAAAATCAGGAGAAGACTTGATTATAAAAGTTCCAGTTGGAACGATGATCAGGGATTTTGAAACAAATAAGCTGCTGCTTGATCTGGACAATCCAAATGAAAAAGTAATATTTTTGAAAGGTGGAGATGGCGGACGTGGAAATATTCATTTTAAGTCATCAGTGAAAAAAGCTCCAAGAATAGCAGAAAGTGGGCGTGAAGGAACAGAATTAAAAATAAAGATGGAATTAAAGCTGCTTGCTGATGTGGCTCTTGTAGGTTATCCAAGCGTCGGAAAATCAAGTTTCATTAACAAGGTGTCGGCTGCCAGATCAAAAGTTGCAAGTTACCATTTTACAACATTAAAGCCTAAATTGGGAGTTGTCAGAATGGGAGATGAGGAAAGTTTTGTAGTGGCTGATGTGCCAGGACTTATTGAAGGGGCTCACGAGGGAGTGGGACTTGGAGATAGATTTTTAAAGCATATTGAAAGATGTAAACTGATTATTCACATTGTGGATATTTCAGGGCTGGATGGACGTGATCCTAAGGAAGATTTTGTAAAAATAAATCACGAATTAAAAAATTATAGTGAAAAATTGGCAACTAAGCCTCAAATTGTTGTGGCTAACAAGATTGATATGCTGTATGAAGATGAAAAATATGATGAATTTGAAAAATTTGTGAAGGAAAACGGAGCAGAATACGTGTATCCAGTTTCCGTAATCGCAAATGATGGATTAAAGCCGGTCCTATCAAAGGCGTGGGAGTTAGTTCAGGAAATACCTAGGGAAGAGCTGGAAGAAGTTCATTCTGTGGAAGAACTGATTCAGGAAAATAATAGGAAAGATGACTGGATTGTCAAGAAAACAGCGGATAATGTATTTGAAGTGGATGGACGGATTGTGGATGATGTGCTTAAGAAATATGTATTTATCGGAGAAGAGGGAATAATAAATTTCCTTCAGAAGATGAGAAGCCTTGGAATGGAAACAGAGCTTGAAAATGCAGGTGTTGAAGAAGGGGATATTATAATTATTGCTGGATATGAATTTGAATATGTGATTTAG
- a CDS encoding thermonuclease family protein — MTARRKRTKRRSKNGNKKLIAAIITVLLAIFGFAYNGANSNSSKKRSATSHSKKNTATRSKKNNSSNAKTVQNPAILKGYQAIKVSDGDTMNVQKVENGKFAGEVIKIRMFGIDAPEKTQDYGNESKQALEKMVSGKVLEIEEKNRDRYGRTVAVVYADGKNINEEMVKTGNAWWYQEYDKNDARMQAYQENAKKNRLGLFGKRGYVEPWNYRREKKAAATSRTKSK; from the coding sequence ATGACAGCGAGAAGAAAAAGAACTAAAAGACGTTCAAAAAATGGAAACAAAAAACTAATTGCCGCAATAATTACAGTGTTATTGGCAATATTTGGATTTGCATACAATGGAGCAAATTCAAACTCGAGCAAGAAAAGATCAGCAACAAGCCATTCCAAGAAAAATACGGCTACAAGAAGTAAAAAAAATAACTCTTCAAATGCTAAAACTGTGCAGAATCCAGCTATTCTGAAAGGTTATCAGGCTATAAAAGTCAGCGATGGCGATACTATGAATGTTCAGAAAGTGGAAAATGGAAAGTTTGCTGGAGAAGTTATAAAAATCAGGATGTTTGGAATTGATGCTCCTGAAAAGACGCAGGATTATGGTAATGAAAGCAAGCAGGCGCTGGAAAAGATGGTAAGTGGAAAGGTGCTTGAAATTGAGGAGAAAAACAGGGATAGATACGGCAGAACGGTGGCTGTAGTCTATGCTGACGGGAAAAATATAAATGAGGAAATGGTAAAAACTGGAAATGCGTGGTGGTATCAGGAATACGATAAAAATGATGCTAGAATGCAGGCCTATCAGGAAAATGCCAAAAAGAATAGACTTGGGCTGTTTGGAAAAAGAGGGTATGTGGAGCCATGGAATTACAGAAGGGAGAAAAAGGCGGCGGCAACAAGCAGAACAAAAAGTAAATAA
- the miaA gene encoding tRNA (adenosine(37)-N6)-dimethylallyltransferase MiaA codes for MQKKLKGIVIAGATGVGKTDLSIKLAKRLNAVIISADVSQVYKELDIGTAKVTHEEMQGIPHYMMDLVNPDEDYSVGDFEKAVNNILNRNCEKKEKNVIIAGGTGLYIKSITDGFAKLPSKDEEIRAELESKSIEKLQEILKSLDKKSYDEIDLSNKLRLVRAIEVCLLTGGKFSELRVQNVKNNNYEFLKIFLTRDRKELYERINKRVDIMISKGLVEEAKKVYNKYKKSLFKISSIGYKELFSCFDEKMMLKEAIEEIKKESRRYAKRQMTWFKKEKKYITYNLSEMSENEVIEDILTRWEKF; via the coding sequence ATGCAAAAAAAATTAAAAGGGATTGTCATTGCAGGCGCAACAGGAGTAGGAAAAACGGATTTGTCAATAAAACTTGCAAAGCGGCTAAATGCAGTGATTATATCGGCGGATGTATCTCAGGTTTATAAGGAACTGGATATTGGAACAGCAAAGGTAACTCATGAGGAAATGCAGGGAATACCACATTATATGATGGATCTTGTAAACCCTGACGAAGATTATTCTGTGGGAGACTTTGAAAAGGCTGTAAACAATATTTTGAATAGAAATTGTGAAAAAAAGGAGAAAAATGTCATTATCGCAGGTGGAACAGGACTTTATATAAAATCAATTACAGATGGATTTGCAAAATTGCCTTCAAAGGATGAAGAAATCAGGGCTGAGCTGGAAAGTAAAAGTATTGAAAAATTACAGGAAATTTTAAAAAGCCTGGATAAAAAGTCCTATGATGAAATTGATTTATCCAATAAATTACGGTTAGTCAGGGCTATTGAAGTCTGTCTTTTGACTGGCGGAAAGTTTAGCGAATTGCGTGTTCAAAATGTCAAGAATAATAATTATGAATTTCTTAAAATATTTCTTACACGGGATAGAAAGGAACTTTATGAGCGGATTAACAAGCGTGTGGACATTATGATTTCAAAAGGGCTTGTCGAAGAAGCAAAAAAAGTATATAATAAGTATAAGAAAAGCCTTTTCAAAATATCTTCAATAGGCTACAAGGAATTGTTTTCCTGTTTTGATGAAAAAATGATGTTGAAAGAAGCAATTGAAGAAATAAAAAAGGAAAGCAGAAGGTATGCAAAAAGGCAAATGACCTGGTTTAAAAAAGAAAAAAAATATATTACTTATAATTTGTCAGAAATGTCTGAAAATGAAGTAATAGAGGATATTCTCACAAGATGGGAAAAATTTTAG